One window of Manihot esculenta cultivar AM560-2 chromosome 17, M.esculenta_v8, whole genome shotgun sequence genomic DNA carries:
- the LOC122722222 gene encoding secreted RxLR effector protein 161-like gives MVLYSSATGSIMYVLIGKRLDLAYLVGVINRDHYNTVKWVLKYIRGTQKLKLNYVRKSSLKVKGFYNYDYATDLDKRRLVSGYVFIVGRNVLSWMSGLQHVAALLTIEAEYMALTKALKRKSG, from the coding sequence ATGGTCCTATATTCAAGTGCTACTGGTAGCATCATGTATGTTCTGATCGGAAAAAGGCTAGATTTGGCTTATCTAGTCGGAGTTATCAACAGAGATCACTACAATACTGTGAAATGGGTACTCAAGTATATTAGAGGTACACAGAAGCTGAAACTCAATTATGTCAGGAAATCAAGTCTAAAAGTCAAAGGTttttataattatgattatgcaactgatttgGACAAAAGGAGGTTGGTGTCAGGGTATGTATTCATTGTTGGTAGAAATGTTTTAAGCTGGATGTCCGGTCTGCAGCATGTTGCAGCTCTTTTGACCATAGAGGCCGAGTATATGGCATTGACAAAAGCATTAAAGAGGAAATCTGGTTAA